One window of the Pyrus communis chromosome 17, drPyrComm1.1, whole genome shotgun sequence genome contains the following:
- the LOC137721660 gene encoding pyruvate decarboxylase 2-like: MDTKIGSLDVCKPACTDVGSLPNGATSAIQSTAPSTVNSSDATLGRHIARRLVQIGVTDVFTVPGDFNLTLLDHLIAEPGLTNIGCCNELNAGYATDGYARSRGVGACVVTFTVGGLSVLNAIAGAYSENLPLICIVGGPNSNDYGTHRILHHTIGLPDFNQELRCFQTVTCYQAVVNNLEDAHEMIDTAISTALKESKPVYISISCNLAGIPHPTFSRDPVPFSLSPRLSNHLGLKAAVEAAAEFLNKAVKPVMVGGPKLRVAHAGDAFVELADASGYALAVMPSAKGLVPEHHPHFIGTYWGAVSTTFCAEIVESADAYLFAGPIFNDYSSVGYSLLLKKEKAIVVQPDRVTIENGPSFGCVLMKDFLRALAKRLKRNKTAHENYSRIFVPNGRPLKSAPKEPLRVNVLFHHIQNTLSSETAVIADTGDSWFNCQKLKLPAGCGYEFQMQYGSIGWSVGATLGYAQAVPEKRVIAFIGDGSFQVTVQDVSTMIRNGQKNIIFLINNGGYTIGVVIHDGPYNVIKNWNYTGLVDAIHNGEGKCWTTKVRCEEELIEAIETATGAKKDSLCFIEVIAHKDDTSKELLQWGSRVSAANSRPPNPQ, translated from the exons ATGGACACCAAAATCGGTTCCCTCGACGTTTGCAAGCCGGCTTGCACCGACGTCGGCAGCCTCCCGAACGGCGCCACTTCGGCAATCCAAAGCACTGCCCCCTCCACCGTCAACTCCTCAGATGCCACTCTGGGTCGCCACATCGCCCGCCGACTCGTCCAAATCGGCGTTACTGACGTGTTCACTGTCCCTGGTGACTTTAACTTGACCCTCCTCGACCACCTCATCGCGGAGCCCGGGCTCACCAACATCGGCTGCTGCAACGAACTCAACGCCGGGTACGCTACTGACGGCTACGCTAGGTCGCGGGGAGTCGGGGCGTGTGTTGTTACTTTCACTGTGGGTGGGCTCAGTGTTCTCAATGCTATCGCCGGAGCTTACAGTGAGAATCTGCCATTGATTTGTATAGTTGGAGGACCCAACTCGAACGATTACGGGACGCACAGGATTCTTCACCACACTATTGGGTTACCGGATTTTAACCAAGAGCTGAGATGCTTCCAGACCGTCACTTGCTATCAG GCTGTGGTAAATAATCTGGAAGATGCTCATGAAATGATTGATACCGCAATTTCAACCGCCTTGAAAGAAAGCAAGCCTGTTTATATCAGCATAAGCTGCAACTTGGCTGGAATTCCTCATCCTACTTTTAGCCGGGATCCTGTTCCGTTCTCATTGTCTCCAAG ATTGAGCAATCATTTGGGCTTAAAGGCTGCCGTGGAGGCGGCTGCAGAGTTCTTGAACAAGGCAGTGAAGCCGGTTATGGTAGGGGGGCCTAAACTTCGAGTTGCACACGCTGGCGATGCCTTTGTTGAACTAGCTGACGCTAGTGGTTATGCTCTGGCTGTCATGCCATCTGCAAAGGGGCTTGTGCCAGAGCACCACCCCCATTTCATTGGAACATACTGGGGTGCTGTGAGCACTACCTTTTGCGCCGAGATTGTGGAGTCTGCAGATGCATACTTGTTTGCTGGACCGATTTTCAATGACTACAGCTCTGTTGGATACTCTCTGCTTCTGAAGAAAGAGAAGGCAATTGTGGTGCAGCCTGATCGCGTGACCATAGAAAATGGCCCTTCATTTGGTTGTGTTCTCATGAAGGATTTCCTCCGAGCTCTGGCAAAGAGGCTCAAGCGCAACAAAACTGCTCATGAGAACTACAGCAGGATCTTTGTTCCCAATGGACGTCCTCTAAAGTCTGCACCGAAAGAACCTTTGAGGGTTAATGTTCTGTTCCACCACATCCAGAATACGCTGTCAAGTGAAACTGCTGTGATTGCTGATACCGGGGACTCATGGTTTAACTGCCAGAAACTGAAATTGCCGGCTGGTTGCGG GTATGAGTTCCAAATGCAGTATGGATCAATTGGTTGGTCAGTTGGAGCTACTCTTGGGTATGCTCAAGCTGTTCCTGAGAAGCGTGTGATTGCTTTCATCGGCGATGGGAGTTTCCAG GTGACTGTTCAAGATGTGTCCACCATGATCCGAAATGGGCAGAAGAACATCATCTTCCTGATAAACAACGGCGGATACACAATTGGGGTGGTGATCCATGACGGACCCTACAATGTGATCAAGAACTGGAACTACACTGGACTAGTTGATGCCATCCACAACGGGGAGGGCAAGTGCTGGACAACCAAG GTCCGTTGCGAAGAGGAGCTGATTGAAGCGATTGAGACTGCAACCGGGGCGAAGAAGGATAGCTTGTGCTTCATTGAGGTGATAGCCCACAAGGATGATACCAGCAAAGAGTTGCTTCAGTGGGGGTCTAGGGTTTCTGCTGCCAACAGCCGCCCACCCAACCCTCAGTAA